The proteins below come from a single Corylus avellana chromosome ca3, CavTom2PMs-1.0 genomic window:
- the LOC132174183 gene encoding uncharacterized protein LOC132174183, with product MDQSLRDAANQGSIDALYALIQEDANVLDRIDKIPFIETPLHKAAAAGQTQFVMEIIRLKSSFTRKLNQDGFTPMHLALQNKQTQVALLLLDVDEDLVCVQGREGVTPLHYVAEIGNIHLLAEFLKACPKSIEYVTVRRETVLHIALKYDMLDAFRLLLGWLRRAWFRNASVWEKKLLNWQDEEGNTLLHIAVFKNQLHSLRDAAEQGNIDALYGLIRRDVKVLDRIDELPFVETPLHVTASAGHTRFALEIMRLKPSFSKKSNEDGFSPVHLALQNNQTEVVCQLLDVDENLVRVQGKEGVTPLHYVVQTGNLHLLVKFLYVCPKSIKDVTIRRDTAFYIALKNNQVDAFNILMKWYEKTRFNNKFASRNKQDKYVLLSGVGNLLNSKDEEGNTLLDIAVSQNQPQAWSLRSWFY from the exons ATGGATCAGAGTTTGAGGGATGCTGCTAACCAAGGAAGCATTGATGCATTGTATGCATTGATACAAGAAGATGCAAATGTTTTGGACAGAATCGATAAGATTCCATTTATTGAGACTCCTTTACATAAAGCTGCAGCTGCCGGGCAAACCCAATTTGTTATGGAAATTATCAGGTTAAAGTCTTCATTTACTCGGAAGCTTAATCAAGATGGCTTCACCCCAATGCACCTTGCTTTACAAAATAAGCAAACCCAAGTGGCCCTCCTGCTACTTGATGTTGATGAAGACCTTGTTTGTGTCCAAGGAAGGGAGGGTGTGACTCCTTTGCATTACGTAGCTGAAATAGGAAATATTCATCTTTTGGCCGAATTTTTAAAAGCATGCCCCAAATCTATTGAATATGTAACGGTTCGAAGAGAGACTGTCCTGCATATTGCCCTCAAATACGACATGCTCGATGCTTTTCGGCTCCTGTTGGGATGGCTTCGGCGGGCCTGGTTTAGAAATGCCTCAGTATGGGAGAAGAAGTTGCTCAACTGGCAGGACGAGGAAGGCAACACTTTGTTGCACATTGCAGTATTCAAAAATCAACTCCAC AGTTTGAGGGATGCTGCTGAGCAAGGAAACATCGATGCCCTGTACGGATTGATACGGAGGGATGTAAAAGTTTTGGATAGGATCGACGAGTTACCGTTTGTTGAGACTCCTTTACACGTTACTGCATCTGCGGGGCACACTCGATTTGCCTTGGAGATCATGAGGTTAAAGCCGTCATTTTCTAAGAAGAGTAATGAAGATGGCTTTTCCCCTGTGCACCTTGCTTTGCAAAATAACCAAACCGAAGTGGTGTGCCAGCTACTTGATGTTGATGAAAACCTTGTTCGTGTTCAAGGAAAAGAGGGTGTGACTCCTTTGCATTATGTTGTTCAAACAGGAAACCTTCAtcttttagttaaatttttatatgtttGCCCCAAATCTATTAAAGATGTTACAATTCGAAGAGATACTGCTTTTTATATTGCTCTGAAAAACAACCAGGTAGATGCTTTTAACATCCTTATGAAATGGTACGAGAAGACCAGGTTTAATAATAAGTTTGCCTCACGTAACAAACAAGACAAATATGTCTTATTGTCGGGGGTAGGGAACCTGCTGAATTCGAAGGACGAGGAAGGCAACACTTTGTTGGACATTGCAGTATCCCAAAATCAACCCCAGGCGTGGTCTCTCCGCTCATGGTTCTATTAA